CATTATCCAAATATTTGGGAAGGTTTAATGATCATTTTATTTCTGCATGGACAACACCTTTTACTGTACACTGTGTAGCTAAGTCCAAATGTAATTATTTAATTTTAGTATAAATTTCTCACTAAACAGATTTTATTTCACATACCCCTTGCCATATTATAGCACACTTTAACTTCTCTCAGTTCCTTCCTCAGCATTTCATTGCTTTTATTCaatctttcctgctcttctggttTCTCAGCTTCAACGTCACAAGGTCCACCATAATCGAGAAATTCCAGTGTTTGAGCCACTGTACCCAGGTCCATAATTTCATCTGCATCTTCTTTCTCTgttgtatttatgattattttcatTCTGCCATCCCCCACATCCTCTCCTCTTTCTGCAAGCATTTCCTCACTCGGTTTCTCCACCAGTGCCTCCGAAATCTACATAAACAATAAATGAACGCCTCATTCACACCAAGAAATCAGTGAAATCTGAATTACAGTTTGATGATTGAGTCATGGCAATTACGTTTATAGCCCAATTTGGTGAATTTTGAAGAGGCTCATGTATAAAGAGTTACAATCACATGCCTTTTTCCCCAGTGTCGTAATCGTCAGTATATTtactgcgtgtgcgtgtgtgtgtgtgtgtgtgtgtgtgtgtgtgtgtgtgtatgttgttgGGTTGTGAAGCAgtatgatgccaacagtgtgggttcaattcccacaccagctgagattaccatgaagtactctccttctcaacctctcctttcACCTGAGGTGTGGCTGTCCTCAGGGTATCTgtccaccagccatctctctctaataagagagcagcctATGGACTGGTAGGACTATGATGACTTGCTCACCTATGAGAGTGaggtggtccctctggaaaaggATGATCCTGTTTGTGGCGTGGACCTGCATGAAGAGCCCTGTTAGATGGGGATGCTGTCTCACTGAAAGTACCACATGATGATACCATAATGATACCAACTGCATTGAGGAGCCTTCCTATTCCTTCAGGCAAGGATTCCTGTACATTGGGATAAATGTGATTCCTGACTGAGTCTCTCCATTATTTTTCATTGAGTTATTCTTTGTTCCCAACTTCTACCTCACAGGCTTGGTGATCCATTTGGATTTGGGTGTGAGATACGCAGATCTTTTCTGGGTCCCATCTCTGTGCCAGAATTGCATCACCCACATGACACAAATGCACCGATTGGCCAGGTTTGGTGCCTATTCAGGAGCACCAGGTGTAATCAGGAAGTGGGAAAATGCAGAAGCATGGGAGGGCCTGCTAATGCCCTCCCTTTGAAAGTTACTTCGTACTCTGGGCAAAGCAGGATCCAATGCTGCTCTTCAAAAACACATTTTCCAAATTCCTTGCCCTTCCTGCTTCACTGGGTTTGAAGAGGCAGCTCCACCAGTCTTCATACTCCACAGATCATCTCCCACCCATGATGTCAGTTTCTTCTTCTCCCATTCATTCTCTGCTTGAACTGTCTCACTCCCCTGCAGGATATGCAACAACTACACATTCACCTGCTGCTAACCCACCATTCCAATCCCAAACCGTATTTACAGAGGACAGAAAGCAATTTCTCAGCAGAGCTAAAGGTGGATTAAGAGTCTGCACACTTCTGTTGTGTCCACAAGAACGATTCTGAACTATCAGGACCAAGAATTGGTAACATCAGCCATCATCCACTTCCTTTATATTACAAGGTAATAATTACTCCTAACGGATTCGATAATCAGAAGGATATTTTTGTTCAACTGTATCTTAATCTTCATTCTAGTGAGATGCATGTGATTTTAGGGAAAGTGGGTTGATTAATGGGGTAGCTTCtgccaaaaccaaaatgtttcaaatttctTTCCTCTTCAGTATGAGAATAATCACACTTTAGCCAAGAGAAATTCTGTTACTGCCACGTCAAAAATTCTTTACCTCAGTTCTAGTTTCCAGTTCACGATCTCTGCCCGTGCTTTGGTAAGCCTCTTCCAGGACATCGTAACCGAAGTGAATAGAGCTGTCAAATCTCAAATGGCTGATTTGCAGTCCTTGTTGCCATATCTCATCCCTCAGTTTACTAATAATACTATCCTTCTTCTTATTGTCAGCTTCTATCTCTTTGAATTTCTCCATCTTCTCTTGCAGTCCAAGAAATGTCTGAGCCTAAATCAAGTGAGTTAAACACAAACAGTTCAGAAACCCCATCGAGTCTGCACGGACCctcgaagagcattccactcagacccagtCCCCCAACCCTATCTTgttactctgcatttcccatggccaatccaccctaacttgtgCACCTTTGGAACATGGGAGAAAATCTACGCTCACGGAtagaacatgcaaaccccacatGATAGTCGTcagaggtggaatcaaaccccggtccTTGGTGCAGTGTGCTGTGAAGGAGCTCAGTGAATAAGATAAATGACTCAATAATTGATCTCATATTCAGACCCCCTCACTGGAATTTGATTTTTACCTAGGTAATTAATCAGAATTCACTCCAGCATTGCAGCAAGAAGGCTGCTCAAAGGaaatcagagatagcaggaactgctgatgctggagtcagagatgacacagtgttgagctggaggaacacagcaggccaggcagcatcagaagagcaggaaagctgatgtttctggtcaggagccttctttagaaatggggacgggggaagggagctctgaaataaatggagatcTTGGGGGGGGGGTACAGGCTGGGTAAGGtggttgggatggtgataggtgagtgaagGTAGGGAGTGgagggaattggtcagtgaggtggaatgagtaaataggtgggagagaagatggacaggttctgtcaggttaaggaggcaaggatgagagggagggttggtcatgggatgaggctgggggtggggaggttttgaaatgGTTGTATTTCCCACTTTTGAAATGGGTGACAGAGAGCTGACTGCTGGAGTACAATCGGGGACTGTAATTGAGTTGGAAAGTGGGTGATTCTGTGATGGAGAGGATGCAGGGTCAGAAACGTAGGCCAGTCAAATGCAGGAACATGCTCAGGTTACTAACAAGCAGCTTTGATTGTAGTCAGTAGCCATGGAATCAAAGCTGAGGATTCAGAGTTTCTGACAGTGGCTGAAGGTGATGGCATTAGTCTTCCTAATGGCTGACTGGAGGAAATCAAGGCTTGTTTGGAATAGAAGGTCATGCTTACAATGTGGAGAATTGAGAACCATTGGAGAGATAAGGGCAGGTACCATCGGTTTATAGCCAAACCAACTTTCTCCAGCAAATCTCAGATCAGCAATGTAGTTCAGTTGTTGAAATTAGTCTCACCTTAGTTACATCTCTGTGAAAGGTGTAGAGACACTCTGGACTGTGAACAGGATACTATTTCCAAGTTTAACAAGAGCCAGTTATTTTATTGTGGAAAATCACTGCTCCAACAAATCCAACTTGGAAGAAGCTCCGGTATGAAGGAATACAGTTTTTCAAGCAGGTAAGAGGAATAAGGGAAAAGGAACGAGAGAAAGGAATAACAGCAATGCCAAGGCTAAGGACCAATTCCAcctcccagaaacacctgccaacTGTGTGGTGGGGCATGTGGCTCTAGGATTAGGCTCAAAATTCACACAAGGACCCACAAAACCCAGGATCTTGACATGGAATTTCCAAGGTGGGCAGTCAGACTCATTCGTGTGAGACTGCTGATAATAATCATGTCAGTTATTTATAAATGTCGCACCCAGTGAACAAGGCACTTTCTCTTAATATCTGTGAATAGGAACATCAGTTTTCTGCTTTTGTGAATTTCAGTTTCTCACCTGTGTCTTTATGGTGTTACTGTCACGGATTGTACTGAGCTGCTGGGTTAAATCAGCAATTTCAGCTTGCAGGTTTTCAATTATACGATCCTTTCTTAAAGATTCAGCCTCAAAATGAGAGAGATTCTTCATCTTTTCTTCTAACATCAagacacacttttcctgtttccATGAGAGAAAACCCATATTATTCTGACGATGGCGAGGGGCTCAAGACTATTTCTGGATATCTTGCTGTAAGGACTCTCTTAGGAAATAGGCTGCTAATCAATGGCAAAATAATTCAATAGCAGGATGTTTGGAATCAAATAACAAATTGGAGCTAACGTCCATTTTAACTGGGTTAGTTACTGAAAACTGTGAAGAATTAATTAAACAATCAGTAAAGTATTGAAAGACAAGTGAGCACATTTCTTCCAAATTCCTGATCTAACCCTGAGCATAGATACTGAACAAGTATGCCATGTTGGATGCATACTTAATGCACGTACAATTCTAATTTGCTGTTTTGTTTGATAAAAATTTAGAGACTTTGGATCATTTGTTAGGTTCATTATTCAGTAAATGACGGATATGAAACATACTGGATTGTCAGCTCTCTGGTTTTCAGTTTAGTCAAGGTTTATTTGGACTCTATCTCCATAAGATTTCAGAGTTTAGCTTTCATACAGAGACTGACCGTGAGCAATCTCTCAGCATTGACTTCTCCATGAGTGCAATGCAATGACACAGGGCTCACCCTGGGTCAACAGAATAACAGGCCAGTCCCATCGAGCTAATCAATCACATACATCATCACTGGTGCCTTTTGGGATAGAACAATACTTGGAACCAGGACCTTGCCCAAGAGGAATGTTCTCACCAACTCACTCATGTGTATCAGCTCAATGTTTCCAGCAGGAAGAGATTCACGGTGCCAGACCTCACAGCTGGTGCTCTGGAAGTTAATGCTTCTGATGGCTAATCACCTGGAGGTTGGAACCATCGGAAAATATCTCCAACTCAGCAGTTTGGGTCAAAGACTTTTAAGTCTTTGCTTAATAGTTACCCAGTGAAAGTTAGAGGGTTGAACACCTAACTCCTGGCTAACTATTTAACTGATTCTCCCAGTCACAGCGGACTGACACCCATCCAATCACTTACCCCTAtccactcacagacactcaaacTCCCTCCCACCCTGGATCCAGCTCCACTACTGTCCCTTTGCTCCTTCTGAGAGATCTAGCTGTGGTGTAAATACAGATAACTGTATGGAACAATTGATTGATTGTGTTACATTTCTAGGAGATTGTATTTTAGAGCCAGCCGCTTCTCACGATGATGAAATCTTACAAATGTAACAAGTAACAGTGGGTCTGCTATAGTCTTGCACACAACAGGCTGAGAATACACAAAGTTCTCTCTTTGTTTTTGTGCTGCTTTCTTTACTAAACTATCTCCTCGCTCACTTCCCTTTCCTTAACCTCTCCTTGAGTTTTCTCTGTTCTTTTCTGTAAGAATATTGGCAGTAGATTGTGTGGAGGGTTAAGCCACAATTGCAGGTCAGACAGGGGCTAATGGAGGAACCATATCTCCAACCATGTTTCTAGCCCATCACTCGCGCGTCCCTCTGCTTTTCGTACAACCCCTGCCACCCAGCATTCCACAGACCCTACTcacttcccatttccatcacctctctCCACCGACTCCACTCTCCAGCCCCTGCTCTTTGTTCCCACTCACTCCCCTCAGAAGCCTCACCATTTCCTTTCTGCCATGTTCCCTCCTATTGTATTCCTCCAGAGGCCGTGAACAAAGTTTGCTTCCCACATTTAAAAGAATCTGACTGAGTGGGAAGTGTGATCCTGCCCGGAATATTTAGGTGGACAGGCCAGCAGAGCTTCAGGCGGGAAACTCAGGAAGTTTAATTGCCCAGGTAGACATGGCCCTCACCGTAAGGAGAGGCTGACTATCAGACACGGTCTCAGAGACACGGGTACGCCTTCTTTAAAATGTGAAAGCAGGTTAAGCCCTACATTACCAAACTCGCCTCCTGGGAGCACAGTGGATATCTATCCTTTCCCCTGCTTCAGGAACACCTGGATATTGGAGCTCACTTCCTTTCATGGGGGACGTTGTTCCAATTTAGCTTCTAGCTGTGCTCAATCCCAAGTATTCATCCATGTTAAAATTCCCTTCACTGTGCATCTTTCTCTCATTGTGTATCAGTTCCTTGCTCTCTGTCTCAATAGATGTAACATTGTTTTACCATCATGATAATGACATTGTGTTTGCTACAGTTGGGTATTTGCTTTTAGCTTCAAACTTTAGCCCAAAAAGGCCTTTCACTTCATCCTCATTTTTCTTTGGGTGACGAGAGACACCTCATGGAAATGGAACAGAGACAGAATTCTGCTTTCATATAAAGATCACATCATATAACATTAAAATAAACTTCCTCTTTATAGATTTAACGTGGCCTGATCTGAGTTCTGAAAAACAATCCTACGAAACTcggaacattaactctatttatctctccagagttgctgagtttcttcagtactttctgtttttataacaatTTGGGTGGAGCTGATGTGATGTGAATTTCTCAGTGAGCTTTTGCTCATTTACTCTATATTGAAATCTCCTGTGCGTACCTAAAGAAGCTATAAATATCAATACCAATTCTTCCCAAATGCAGATGAATCTTCGCACAAAAGAATTAACTCTGCTAACTTTGACAAGTGTCTAATGAGTTTTCTTTGTACCTTCTCGTGTATCATAGCAGCATGCCAAGGAATGCCCTCACTGTCAGCTCTGGATCGTGGTTGACCATTGTTTCTTTGTTCTACTGGGTGAGACACTGAAGTTCTAACTTTACTCAAGGACGGACCTCCATGTTTTGTTGTGAAGACAGCAGAAGAAACAAAATTCAAAGAAACAGTGAGTATTGGTCAGTCCCTCTGGAAAATGATACATTGTCAAGTTGAATTATTCTACAGTTTTACCTGGACAGCACACCAGGTATTGTTTACTCTTCCATTTTGAAAAATTGCAAAGTCAGCACAGATAgttcttagagatagtaggaactgcagatgctggagaatctgagataccaaggtgtagagctgggtgaacacagcaggccaagcagagtcagaggagcaggaaagctttgcaTTTTTGGTCAAAATTGAGTGAAATGTCTTTATCTCACTGAATGTCAGCATTCAGTCACTGCGGTCCCCATCACTGCATGGCAGCAATTGTCAGTCCTGGCACAACAGCTGCTTTCGGTCTCTAAGTTGCATGAGTGACTCATCACCAGAATCAACTCAGGAAAGATGTCAAGACTTGAGGAGGGCAAGAGTGGAGCATTTCCTGGAATTGACCAGGGGTTCGGGATTCAGGTCAAAGTGCTCTTCTTGGATTAAAAATTTCTCAGGGATGGCCTTCCAAAGGTTTTCAAAACACTGGAAAGTTTCAAGAGAATATTTAAGAGGGCATCTAATCCTTCCAATGAGTGGCTCAATaaccagaggtcacagatttaaaattggCAAAAGGCTAGGGCAAAGATAAAACTAAATGGTTTCACTCTGAGAATTCCTAAGTCAAAATAATGACTAATGACAGGCAACAAGCGATCCCAGTGGTCTGGCCTGATGTATTTTAAACCCAATACCCAATCTACTCATCCAGTACATCATACAATCCCATTTCTTCTCTTGGAAGATGCCTATGTTTCTAATTATTCCCCCCTCTCTGGCATTCTTCTCCTTGTAACATATGATTTGCACATGGGGGTTAACTCTGGTGATGTGCAGGAGCCCCTCTCTCTCAGGAGAATCTCAGCTGGATTTTCTGCATATGAGGGCAGTGAGCTGATAAGATTTCTCCAGGCACAGTTTATACATACACTATATTGTCAGCAGTATCACTTCATCAGAAATATCTTTATAGTCTTACCAGCTGCTGCATTTTTGCTATTAATTACTGATGCCATTGGTCTGATGTAACTCTGAGTAgtaaaaagcaaataaaaataagttttttttaacttgatCAATCAATCCGCTTTCATTAGCTAAGAACAAACTCAAAGATTATTGTTCGGATTCAATGTACTGAACATGTGACTTGAAATCATGATTGGTGTATAACTGACAATATTTCACCAATGATTTATGAAATTTGATTCAACATAATTAAGTCAGTGGTTAATCCTTGGTGTAAACAACCAAAAAAAGGTCATTTTTGGGAATGGGAAAGGACAATTAAGCAGAACAATTTGGCCTTGCTACAAAAAGATTAATCCCTCTGAGCCTTCTTCTTTCTATACCTCGCAGacatttctctctctgcaaacacACTCCTCTCACACACATTAATATTCTCCCCATCAAGCCCACAGGCTAGCTATTCTTGCTGGTCAGAAATTCCATGGCATTTTCTTAAAACTAGGGCAAGTTCTTCCTACAGGGAGCAAGCTGGGATGAAGTTAATACTCTAGCTTTTTTTAACCAAAACATCAAATGTCCCTGAATTCCCCATCATTCCTGTGAGCTGTCTCACTCAGTTTCTGGACGCTTAGCCATCATACATGCAAGAGAGGGTCAGGAACACCCCACGCCAGTTCTTCTGCAGTTCTAAAACAGAAGATAGATACtttcaaatcaacctgctcaAGGATGCTAATAaacacccctggagcaggtgggacctgaatccATGACTCCTGGCCCACTATACCAGTACCAGAATAATGCTATATTGACAATGGATGAAATAAGACCCTCGATCCATTCTCATTATATCCCGCAGCTCAAACTCCAGCAATCAGCTACACAACCAGAAAAGTAAATACAGCAGATGATGGCAGCCTGAGAGAGAAAGAGCCAGAATACCCCATGCCAACATCAGTGGTTAAAgtcacagagttaacattacatGTTCTGATGAAACAcatctgacctgaaacattaactccatttctctctccacacatgctgagtttctctgtcaattttgtttttatttcagctttgcAAATGGCTTTTTAAGAAGCTGTAACAGTCAACAAACATTTGAACAATGTAAGGAGAGAAGACAAATTGATATTTCCCTTCCAATACCTGACAGCAACACAGAAAACTGAGACAATTATTTCTGATAACTATTTATAAGATGATTATTTGGGTCAAAATAATGTGCCAGGGGAAAAAGCGGGAACTTGGTatgaggtaatgatgctcatttgaagagctggtgcagccacgatgggctgaatgttccCCATCTGCAATGTGACACTTCTgtgattcactgactgtgactcCTGACTTTATGGTCTCCTTGGCCAGCCGACAGTGGGAATGAGCATCTAATTGGCATTGTTACAGTTTTCAACACCTTCCTTCTCAGTGAATACATTTCTTTCACTACAAAGTAAGGTAAGAAGCAAGGAATGGAATTACAGCAGTGTCCAAAAACATCCAAAAGTCAATGCAAGAGATATGAAGGTAGTACGCTTAGTCCCAGGGTTGTGAACAAGTTCTGTTCCTAAGCCCATTTGCAAGATTTGTGCACAAGTTGGAAcataatgcaggacaatataaagcagCTGTATGTATGTACAGGCAATGGTTGTATATTGTGTCTTTAAAATTACTGCCTTGTATGGGATCACATTCGTAAGTCAGACATTTGTGAATTAGGGATCCCCTGTACTTTGTTAAAGTGGAAGAACAGATTTTTAAAGTTGTCTTAGCAAGTGTATGCTATTAGCGAGATAGTTATTTGTGCTATAAGACTCTGAGTGGGATTTATTGCCACTTGCATTTAACAAATAAATACAGTGGAAAATGTAGTGTCACCGCATTCCGATGCCATTTGGACTTACTAAAAATACTAAAATGCAGAGTTCTTCCTCCCTTCTTGTGCTCTGCTCAAAATCAGGGAGGGGATTGGGGCATCTCCACAACATGCTTTGTGCCCATCAACACCTCTGCATTACAGTCCATTGCAGGAGTCCTGCTCCAGGTCCACTATCGCTACCATTGCTGTGTTGCCAGGAGCACCGTACCGGGCCAACAACACCGTCACTGATTCAACCAGCGCTCCTGATCAATCCACCGGGAGTTACTATTCTGGCCTGCTGCATCACTGCCGTTGAAGCCCAATGGCCTGATTCCAACACTGACAACTTCTCCATCAACTGCAGAGGCTGCCCTGCCATAGCTGCCAGCTTGAAAACCAGTGCTGATGACACCAACTCAGCTCCTGTGCCATGGTCACCAACAGCGAAGTTGTCACGTTCTGGCACCATTTCTCACTGACCGGCCCACGCTCACAGCCAGTGTGAGCTCCCTAAGGATTTGCCCTCTCTGAGGAGATGACTGTGGATCTGCTGTCACACATAAACCAGGCTGGATAAGGATTTCACTAATCACCTGCTTAAACCTGAGATGACAAAGGCTCTATGAAACAGTATCCTTGAATCTTTAAGACAGATGTGGTTTGATTATTGATATGTAAGACAGTGGAAGGCTTTCAGGGGTAGGTAGGAATATGGATTTGAAGTTAcagtcagatcagctgtgatctctaTGAATGTCAGAGCaagcttgaaaggctgaatggtctagtGCTGCTTCTTGTTTGTATATTGATACAAATTGAGTGAGTTAAAACATTACTCTGTTTTAGCTGCAGCAACATTGCATGAAGCTTTTGGTTTCTCTTCTAATTTAACCtctttttcctaatcaacctgctcagagatgtcaaAACACACCTCTGTActaagtaggacttgaacctgagcctcccAGTCCTGAAGTAGAGATGCTACCACCATGCCACAAGAGGGACACCCCACTTGttgtttgaaaagctgcaatttgaTTTATCAGCAGCCCCAGCTCATTGGGCTCATTTCCCACAGGATCTGAACTGGAGATTCTCTCATTTCTAACAGCCTCATCAGCAGGCACAACACATAGGTGTAATCCTGGTGGAACTCAGCTTTCTCAGCCCCACGTTGCTACTTTAACTgatgcatctctctctcaccccgcTGTATATTTGACCACAATGTCACGGGGAACAATCTGCTGGATCAGAAGATTTGTCTTACAGTGATGCCATGgacttaaaaataaatttaataccTTAATAAGAAAATACTGTAGTTTACTTATTTGCAGGGATGAGATTAATAGACATTTGCAAACTTCTGATTTTGCACCAGGCATATTCTAGCCGTTTATAACATGTATAAAAACCCATTTTCCATGGTTTAACATTTTGTGTCAAAACAGCAGAAATTGGGAATTCTGAAAACATTGATCTTACTTCAAACTGTTGGATTAAGTTTAAAATAATATGATTGAGAAAATTTATAATCATCAACGCACCTGCTTAGGGGTTGGTTTTGTTGCATCTTCGTTCCTTTCCTGCTTTTCCACTGTATGATGGTCAGTTCTTGTAAAAGCAGAAAACCCCTGCATCTTCAGGAGGAGCTCTTGGCCAGCCTTTCCTTATGAAGTGACTGAAGATCCTTAAACTCACCCTAAAATGAAGTTGTTAAATGCCGAAACAATAAATTGTTTATGGTATCAACAAGCTGCTCCAGTTGCAATTCGACCAATAACAGTGACACAATATCTGTTATTTTGTGTTCCATGCTTTTTATCACAGACTATTGAGGTTTTTTCTCCCATTCATAgcatgagggcattgctggctacagcagcatttattgcccatccctgtaGTCCTCATGATTGGTTGAGAACTGCAAACCTCCTTAAAGAATTTTCTGTGATTGTAAAAATATCAGGTAATTGCACAATGGAATTAGTGCAGTCAATATGTGTGAATGAAACTGCTGGATGGAGATTGTCCAATACTATTGTTGTATCCACATCAACACAAGCAGAACAATCCCTGGTGATACCGAAACTTTGGGTAAATACCCTACAAGTCATAATACATTATTCACATGTAATAAAGATGAAATCTACTCCGATACATTGTGGAATGGCTCATGTGGTTTAGATTAATTCTCTGTATGGAGCTGGCATTAACAATATAACGATAGGACAATTTAGCAAAATgggtgaagtttaaatatttgGATAAGAACTTTTGACTTCCAAAATTCGAAGTGAGTTTTCACTTTGAAGTCTTTCCCTGTTGTGTGAATGTACCTGTTGTAATCGCTAGTCTCTCAggtgatgggctgagt
The sequence above is a segment of the Stegostoma tigrinum isolate sSteTig4 chromosome 28, sSteTig4.hap1, whole genome shotgun sequence genome. Coding sequences within it:
- the LOC125466544 gene encoding coiled-coil domain-containing protein 27-like, which produces MKNLSHFEAESLRKDRIIENLQAEIADLTQQLSTIRDSNTIKTQAQTFLGLQEKMEKFKEIEADNKKKDSIISKLRDEIWQQGLQISHLRFDSSIHFGYDVLEEAYQSTGRDRELETRTEISEALVEKPSEEMLAERGEDVGDGRMKIIINTTEKEDADEIMDLGTVAQTLEFLDYGGPCDVEAEKPEEQERLNKSNEMLRKELREVKVCYNMARGAVISINRKWSLAEAKLRNKEAEMERVQKELKDRCNQLNDMSNKFSNLREGNNHTKIMTGLQKENLSLHEQVAELQSGLRMKNEELVKLKTEINKLQLHITAEDARKRHLQAEYDEAISQGELMQRELQDLQIALKFTGTRLERFIGKIVQAVYTSPGIVQPTTQITDEDTLEMFRTILDDRLKFHRMLMESGIAVPPLLGSEDPEAPPNSP